AGATGTATTCACAATACCGGTCTCTACAGTGGCctctgaatctacatttagcacAGCAGGTCGTGTCCTTGATCCTTTTCGAAGTAGTTTATCTCTGATAATGGTTGAGGCTCTCATTTGTACACATAATTGACTTCGTTTTCTTCTACTCTAATCAACCTTAGGACTTTAATAGATGAGGTGGAGGATTTTGAGAGGCAGTTGGGTATGTTTCTTACTTACTTCATTTCataacttttatgatctataatactatatgttgtgtaaatttatataatttgttttgtttctttattgtatAGAACTTGTTCGGGACGATGAAAATTCTATAGAGGCTTCAAATACAATGTCTACAACCAATGCAAGTTAATTTTCACTTTTACTATTTGCTAATAATTCCTTTGTTTACACTTTATAACATACTGTGAAAATTGACAAGTATGCCAAGCCAAAAGATGTAGGAGGCTAGGACTTAGGAGCTGCCAGGAGAGtaattgtataatttctattgatgtaaattgtaatttgtatttagagcttttgatttttcaaatttttggaacctgtataatttttagttttcattatCTATATTTgggaatggtttttttttttttttttttcttttagaagccAAATTTGCTTGGGAAtgttatttcaattttctttcattatctagtataatttttagttttaacctTATTTAAATTGTTTGGATGGATTAGTAGTAAGAAAATCAAGTAGCTATCATTTTCTGAAATTTCTGCTGGATatagacaaaatttattttttgtagtaaaaccttttattcaaatttattgtatattgacaattttgtttttatgaatatttttattttccctttaagttctttttctttttggcttcaaattggataaaatgttagtgGGCTTTCACTATTAAGCCGAAAAAACATAGGAATAAGATTGGGCTATTGGTCCATCAGGTATATGGTTGGACCGAACAGGACCAACCGGACCGGACGGAACCGAATTGGACCGGTCCTTATGCCTATTCGGTTCGGTCTAGGGTGAGAAAACCCTGGGCCGAATTGGTTCGGTTAGGTCCACAAAACCTCTTCGGGaccgaccggaccggaccgaattcaTCCCTAGTTTTGATTGCTTTATATGATGACTACTGTTTTATTAATCTGAGTGGCAGTTACCTGCTGGTTTCTCAGCCGGTTGCATtcagcatttttcatatatatatatatatatatggaaccatttatatatgattttgtccttttctttttcttagtttAGATAGCTAGCCTCTCGATCGCTTTAATTGTGTTGATTTCCAATCACTTCTACCTCTTGATATATTTGATCTCAACTTTGTACATGCGGGTGTGGCTGCATTTAGTACGTACTAAATTGAGGGccaaggaaaaagagaagatcATGTGTTGTGTTTGGCCATTAGATATctgattaaataattatacggtttttttttttggggggggagggggggtttCTTACTTATTTGCCAACTCAAAATGTTTGAATATcccatcatttttcaaaatggtCAGAATCGCTTAATCATGCACAtctccaataaaatatttcgcATTCCTAAGTATCGAGATAATAATTGTATCGCTGAAAGACTTCCTCAGCACAATGCACCAAAATTATTTGGAAAGATCGATCGATGTCAATCATGAAACAATATAGGTAGGTTATATTTGTcgattttctatatatatatatatatatatatatatatatatatatatggctcgTATAAAATAGCTGGATATAATTcccaaagttaaaatattgatagGAATTATGTAGtgcaaaaatagataaaattaatCGATGCAATTCTGATGAACAAGTGGTCTTTTGACCAAACtcatgagaagaagaaaaaaactaggTTAATTTTTAAGCTCTTACtatattataagtttatatatatgggTTATATATAAGAGATCTAACTGTGTAAATCCTACTAGGCAATGATTTGTTCATGACCTGATCATGATCTATTTGTCTAAGAAGAAAGCTATATGTAATATGAAGTTAAATTGATTACATATTTGTTTGGAGATCAAAGTAACTTGGCAAGATGCTGATGGTTGAAATTTAAGTTGTAAAAACCTGGAGACCAGTCCGGCTGGTCCTCACCCATAACCAGTCCTCCAATAGTAGCTCGCCATGTCAACATGTTATTTTACTAACTATGCACTTGTCTACACCCAAACAACACAGACGTCAGTGCCTTCCCTTACCTCCCTTTCAGTTTCCACTCCATCCCTTACCCAAACACACCCTCCTTTAGTTTTGAAGCTCTCATCTCCGTATCCAAGGAATTAAGCTTTAAAGAATCAAAATCACGGGTGGATAAGAGAGATGAAGGTAGAAAACAAAGAAGCCATTGTAGATGATCAAGAGGAGAAGGAGTGCGAAACCATGAATTTGGACTATTTCCAAAGCATTGAAACATAAACTCTTCACATGTCTAAACAACTCTCTTTCCACTTGACTTTACCATGGAGTGACATAATTCTAAAAAGATTTAGCGCAAACTCGGAAATAACCTCAccaataaacaaacaaaatttacattttttcttaGTTTAGCTTGTTTTATATCTCTAGTCCCTTTTgtcaatttctattttcttttataaataaatactgACCATTTGCCCCCTTTACCGTGCCTTTTAAGCATATTACTCTGCCCTCATTAATTTTCCTTTTGTCTTCGCTTCAAACccgctctctctttctcgctcTGCAAGCAAGTTCACATCCATACCCAGAGAGCATGCGTGAATGTCTAGAGAAAGGTAAGGAGTACTAATCTATCTCTGCACAAATAATAAACCCTAGActtctgattttttatttttatatcgaCAACACATTtttgactttatatttttggtgcATCATGAGCTCAAATTACAATTTGGGATGAACAACTGTAGTCAACAGGGCCATTGAACACCAAAAAAGATTGCAATGGGATGGATGTTTTTGAGCAAGTGTGCGTCCTTgtgtttttatttgagtttttgaATAAAAGTTTGTGCTTTCGGTAACAAAAGGGATTTGAGATGTTTTTGGGTGCAGTTGGTTGGAGTTACTTGCAGATGGGTTTGGGGAGGAATATAGACCCAGAGCCAAGCAGGTGCAGAAGAACAAATGGGAAAAAATGGAGGTGCTCGAAAGAGGCATTCCCATATTCCAAGTACTGTGAGAGACACATGCACAGAGGGAAAAACCGTTCAAGAAAGCCTGTATTTTGCTATTTACACATTTAATCACCTGCGTAGCAGTGTATTGTGCTaattctcctttttcttttacatgtttGATGCTGGTTGGAGGGCTATGTTTCTCCTATAAACAACAGGACCGTCCCGAAGCATCTCTAATTTAAGTTCGTTATCACAAGTGGTCATAATTACGATCGAACTTAAATGCATGTAGTATttgttaatataattattttaaagtccAGCAACATTTACCTAATTTCTTTTAGAGATCATAGATCATGTTGATTATCAAATTGTCAGCACTATTTATAGTGAGactcattataatttaaaaaaattaaattaccaaTTAATAGTTTTTAGTATAATTGAATAgtggtttttgttttaattacaaTTTGGAGTTAGGGGAGGATAGTCCAGTAATTAACTTAGCTATCGAATAGGTTCTAATTTATTACAGattaaactttaattttttctctcaaaatatgtacatgcatgcatgctgtaCTCTTAttgtttagatttagagatgagttgagataattttagatgaattgaataaaatattgttataatattattattgttttgatatttgaaaaagttgatttattatattttgtgtaggaatttgataaagttgtaatgatgagatgagatgaatttttaatccaaaccgGGACTTACTCTTACAACTTTATTTAAACACGATTCGGTCcccataaacttatttttgtCCCTTCTGATCTATTTCTCTAGTCTCACCAATTATAAGTTGATCAATCTTTATTCAatcttaaattaaaatcaaaacagattttttttcctatgaaaaaaaaagttcattttaTATTAGTAGGCGTTTGTTTAACTTGAATATCATGTCAATTATTGGATTTAGCTGCATGTCTATGGCAGTTTACAAATGCACTCATGTGCAGTGTATCtggtagaaataaaaaaacatttacaacgaacaaaaatgataaaatatacgATCAAAACCTGTAGTAGTTAGATTTTCAGTTACTTTGGCACTTGTATGGATCACTAGTATTGACATGGCAAATAGTATATAGCAAAGCAGGCTGGCTCACCTGCCCCATTTTCTGAATCGAGGGGGGACCTTGTCGAGGAAATCCGGCAGGGTTTGTGgatgagaaagaggaaaaagttCTAGTGCTGGTCTTCAAGTTGCCATATTTCTAATTTACTATGCCAACTTGAGGTGTTTTTTGGTTCAAAGAAGTTTCTATCAAGAGAATCCATTCAATGTATTCAATCCAAGTTCCAGACTTAATCCCACCATCTTAGTTTATATATGTTTGAGGCTGTACGTCTTGGAATTCAACCATTTTACaattcaattatattttaattttcaaattagcCAATGGTTTTTTGaattaaacaatattaaatctctctctctctctctctctctgtgcacaGTAGGTTGGTAAAACAGCTTGTTGATGAAAACTAAAGCAGAAATTTGCCAATTGCGACGTTGCGTTAGTTTTTACCGTTTTCGGTGCCATCTTGGCCATGTGTCACAACAGGGTAACTTCGTCCTTTTATTAAGGGGCAATATATAAGATGGGTAATGTGTGGAGAACAAAAACATAAGAGCAGGAAGgaaataatatctttatttgaaCAAGTCTGGGGCAAAAGTAATCAATGGACCGAGTCTGTACTCCATTCGCGCGAACAAGCTGATACATTGATACCTTCGGAAAATTGGCTTCTTTGCACTGACACTATCAACGACAAAACTACATTGTAAACAATGATGTTCCGTATAATCCTCAGAGAGCATTTCGGGATAGGTGTACAGAATTATCATCAACATCCCCTACCATTAAAGCACATCTTGCTCAACCTGGTGTTCTGGAACATACTGCTTACTGTAGAACCAAGTCAGTCATAAGAAATTTAACACACATTTTTTCATGCAAGCTTATACATCAGTGAAGTGTTTGGCATATAAAAAAGGAGgcctgcaaatagaatttttctttgcacAAATGAATGGTGCATAAAATTATGAGAGTTAAGTATCTTGATGAATGTAATCAAAGCTACATGCATGAAAATCAACTCGATCGGATGTGAATTATGCCACAAGtcatctgagagagagagagagagagaaagagagagcgagagagagccTCCAAAGGAAAGATGGGTAACTACACTTCCATTCCCATAATAGAGGATAGTTTTATCCCATGTCAACTTGTTGAAGCCTTTTCATTCTTCATGATCATATGGAATGATTTCATACGATCCTCCTCCACCATTTCCCGTAAAATATCATCTTCAATCTTTTCAGCCTGCCAGCGAGAAGGGTCCTCCACAAATGCCTCACTAAAAATCATGCTTGAGACCCACTCCTTCCATGTTGTCCTACGATACTTGCCTTCTTCCAGTGTTCCTGTTGCCAATAGCTGATACACATAAACCACCTTTTGCTGACCAGGCCGAAAAGCCCGTGCAATAGCCTGCTTTGTCTTGGAAGGATTCCATTCTGAGTCCAACATTATAACCCGAGAAGCTGCTGTCAAACTAATGCCCTCAGCACAAGCTGTAATCGAAGCAAGCAGCACCCTTGAGGCTCCACCTGGTTCCTCAAATTTATCCATCACTCTTCCTCGCTCAAACAACTCTAAATCCCCTGTAAGGACCAAAACCTCTCTACCTCTCTGCCACCCAAAGATATTCTCAAATAACTCCAGAAACAATTTAACAGGGGCAATGTTGTGGCAAAAGATCAGAATCTTCTCCTTCTTGACAACACGATACACAAGGTTCAAAACAAATCTTACTTTTGATCCTTTCTTCAAATCAAACTTGTATTTTTCAAGCTCCATAAGTTCCCTTGCACTAAAAAAACTTGCTAACACAGCCTGTGCTTTTAATTAACCAGGGATGTATTGAGCCAAGGGTTATCAAAAGTTCTAATTCCAGTGGATATCCAGGGTATCCTGCCATTATCTTGTGCAGTCTTACCAAAATCTCATGCTGTATGTCAGTTGAATTCATTAATAAGGTGTAAATCTGTAAACCTGGGAGGCTGTCAGAACCTCCACCTTCATACACATCTATAAATCCGTTTGTGAGATTTCTCAACATGTTTAGACCCTGCATCCTCTCTTCTCCTATGtttgaatcaattttttttgcaatcTGATCTAAAAAGAACTTTCTTGCTCTGGATTCTCTCAAATGGCGagctttttccttccctttctttttcctcctgtACTTTGGGTCTAATTCCTTCAAAACTTCATTTACAAACTTGGGCCTTGCCAAACATAGGGTGTTAAAATATTCACAGAAATTGTTCTGAAACAAGGTACCTGAAAGCAATATTCTATGGTCTGTTTCAACTTTCATCAAAACCTTTCTCAACCTTGATTTTGTACTTCTGGGGTTGTGTCCTTCATCTAGTACCAATATCCCTGGACTTTCCCGTAGCACTTTAGCCATAAACTTTCTGTGGGCGAACTTGGAGTCTTCTCGCATTAATGTTAGAAATGATGTATAACCCATGACGAGAACACTTGGGTGTGCATGCCACTTCTGTATTTTCTCTAGGCAATCCAAAACATGCATGACATCATCAGTGGGCTTTGGAACCCCCGGAAAGGACACAGATTTCTGTGAATGCTGCTTGAAGACTCTGTAGGTTCTACGACCGTGAATTAGATAAACTGGAACAGGAATTTCCCACTTGATGCATTCCTTGTACCAGGTATATAGTGTAGTCTTTGGAGCAAGAACCAAGGGTCGTTTTCCAGGGAACAATTTCAAATAGCTAACAAGGAATGAAATAATGAGAAAGGTTTTCCCCGCTCCAGGAGAATGAGAAATAACACAACCACCAGTTTTCTTGGATGCCCTTTCCATAAGTGATGGTTCCAAAGACCCAGCAATATTTTTCCATAGAAATTCGAAACCCTTCTTTTGGTGGAGGTGTAATTTCTTTACAAGTTCAGGGATTAAGGCccatacattttcattttcttctgatAAATGCACATCTGAGGAATCTTGACGACAAAAGAGATGCAAATCCTCATCTTCATCCAGCTTATGCACTGAATCTTCTTCATTGCATTGCTTTTCATCTGTATTCCAGCATGTGTATTG
Above is a genomic segment from Juglans microcarpa x Juglans regia isolate MS1-56 chromosome 1D, Jm3101_v1.0, whole genome shotgun sequence containing:
- the LOC121255011 gene encoding LOW QUALITY PROTEIN: SNF2 domain-containing protein CLASSY 1-like (The sequence of the model RefSeq protein was modified relative to this genomic sequence to represent the inferred CDS: deleted 1 base in 1 codon), translating into MVKRRHLYQSKNAFDTYPFEALFFGSWEAVEFIRIMNGTMTMHFVDNQYIIQEKSPFSNLRIRSRQATLSDCTCFLRPGIDICVLSASQQPKNSDEEKRGPVWLDARISSVERKPHEDQCSCQFYVNFYVNQGPLGSERGTLSKEVNVVGIDRISILQRLEGVPCEDQHYRWASSEDCSSLSKTKLFLGKFLSELSWLLVVSVLKHIAFDVRSVQNKIVYKILGADDDSCTPDSGNYLNAVNFRVKDDILVPNMVQFVPAEAIEAGPACGMPETGSPFYDLMELRRSKRRNVQPERFLGCDSAPEIDVGFVRTRPYKVDHCRDDEMSLPLSSLFHMHANRSKERNEGKPKIHAQRIKPFEDLLEYKQTIKSTEVKSSMASQTEHRTELAIIPLPDESGPIAFEHHHHLAKSNGNYEEITEHSARYYYMNSTPKLQRKKISGLEDMEFEGRWEGKASNREVQRKRSHSVFSKRDRFCEERNYQKRSLSAGAYKDLIDSFLKNMDTTVKKEEPQIIDQWKKSKDTNSLDQRREVEPPPDENEEEVSETEMLWKEMELAMASSYLFEDNEDSNAGVSTETMNKSNDYCQHEYKLDEEIGILCRRCGFVSSEIRDVSAPFMQYTCWNTDEKQCNEEDSVHKLDEDEDLHLFCRQDSSDVHLSEENENVWALIPELVKKLHLHQKKGFEFLWKNIAGSLEPSLMERASKKTGGCVISHSPGAGKTFLIISFLVSYLKLFPGKRPLVLAPKTTLYTWYKECIKWEIPVPVYLIHGRRTYRVFKQHSQKSVSFPGVPKPTDDVMHVLDCLEKIQKWHAHPSVLVMGYTSFLTLMREDSKFAHRKFMAKVLRESPGILVLDEGHNPRSTKSRLRKVLMKVETDHRILLSGTLFQNNFCEYFNTLCLARPKFVNEVLKELDPKYRRKKKGKEKARHLRESRARKFFLDQIAKKIDSNIGEERMQGLNMLRNLTNGFIDVYEGGGSDSLPGLQIYTLLMNSTDIQHEILVRLHKIMAGYPGYPLELELLITLGSIHPWLIKSTGCVSKFFSARELMELEKYKFDLKKGSKVRFVLNLVYRVVKKEKILIFCHNIAPVKLFLELFENIFGWQRGREVLVLTGDLELFERGRVMDKFEEPGGASRVLLASITACAEGISLTAASRVIMLDSEWNPSKTKQAIARAFRPGQQKVVYVYQLLATGTLEEGKYRRTTWKEWVSSMIFSEAFVEDPSRWQAEKIEDDILREMVEEDRMKSFHMIMKNEKASTS